The following proteins are co-located in the Methanomassiliicoccales archaeon genome:
- a CDS encoding ABC transporter permease yields MEYAREITPPSDINQIYLVGKYELLKHMRSKRLYGIVALEIIIIVLFLAIPPLTGNDYNSDPAGFAGEFYSFTWILLVICATLFAGDSLVSEFQNRTGYLIFPNPVKRETLFFGKFAATVAITFAVVILYYLIVSIACLAITGSVSELTLNSLGLALLFAIGASAIGYLISSFMKGGTGALVFTFAFLFLIMPIVDSVCSVALVKPNFSLSFMAGAIGYVMQTPYPTDFIQVYPPPPAEPVIEIGMYYPDPVLAAIVALIYAAVAIAIALFFFKRREMSA; encoded by the coding sequence ATGGAGTACGCAAGAGAAATCACGCCGCCATCCGACATCAACCAGATATATCTCGTTGGAAAGTACGAGCTCCTCAAGCACATGAGGAGCAAGCGTCTGTACGGGATCGTGGCTTTGGAGATCATCATAATAGTTCTATTCCTGGCGATCCCTCCCCTTACCGGCAATGATTACAACTCTGATCCGGCCGGTTTTGCTGGAGAATTCTACTCATTTACCTGGATATTGCTGGTGATATGCGCCACGCTCTTCGCGGGCGACTCTCTGGTATCGGAGTTTCAGAACAGGACTGGATACCTCATATTCCCAAACCCCGTCAAGCGGGAGACGCTCTTCTTCGGTAAGTTCGCCGCTACGGTGGCGATAACGTTCGCTGTCGTCATTCTATATTACCTGATCGTCTCAATCGCTTGCCTTGCCATAACCGGAAGCGTGTCAGAACTCACTCTGAATTCGCTGGGCCTGGCATTACTCTTCGCTATTGGAGCTAGTGCAATAGGTTATCTCATAAGTTCGTTCATGAAGGGAGGGACGGGAGCTCTGGTGTTCACATTCGCGTTCTTATTCCTGATAATGCCGATCGTTGATTCGGTATGCAGCGTCGCTTTGGTCAAGCCTAATTTCTCACTGAGTTTCATGGCAGGAGCGATCGGATACGTGATGCAGACTCCTTATCCAACTGACTTCATACAGGTGTACCCGCCCCCGCCTGCGGAACCGGTGATCGAGATTGGAATGTACTACCCGGATCCAGTTCTCGCAGCGATCGTTGCCTTGATATACGCTGCGGTGGCAATCGCCATAGCACTCTTCTTCTTTAAAAGGAGAGAGATGTCCGCCTGA
- a CDS encoding (2Fe-2S)-binding protein: MAICPDCKESGLEVEKIVVANHAKETTWPLGEEQYFLCEAPGCEVVYFTESHSRIFRTEDVKTRVTFKCDSEPKPLCYCKQVTEEDVLRAIANGASTFEEVKEATSIGGGGFCKITNPAGRCCSRNYKPFIMKALEERGELES; this comes from the coding sequence ATGGCGATCTGTCCGGATTGCAAGGAAAGCGGACTGGAAGTCGAGAAGATCGTGGTCGCAAACCACGCAAAGGAGACGACCTGGCCCCTGGGAGAGGAGCAGTACTTCCTATGTGAGGCACCTGGATGCGAAGTGGTGTACTTCACCGAATCCCATTCTAGGATTTTCAGAACGGAAGATGTCAAGACCCGGGTCACCTTCAAGTGCGATTCGGAGCCGAAGCCTCTGTGTTACTGCAAACAGGTGACCGAAGAGGATGTCCTCCGGGCGATAGCGAATGGGGCGAGCACCTTTGAAGAAGTGAAAGAGGCCACTAGCATCGGAGGAGGAGGTTTCTGCAAGATCACGAATCCGGCCGGTAGATGCTGCAGCAGGAACTACAAGCCATTCATCATGAAGGCTTTGGAGGAGAGGGGTGAACTAGAATCTTGA
- a CDS encoding competence/damage-inducible protein A, with product MKIEIIHIGDELLTGEIDPYPKALIEMVRGKGANLNQVTVVRDNYDDIIRLLGSSEEAGVDILIITGGLGPTLDDITRHVVADFLGTKLELRDDAVEWFIEAVKKMYGAKPVMTDENALMAMIPESATALRNITGAAAGIDATKGEMRIFCLPGFPKEMLPMFEEYILPLIEGEEVYEKEIRGKRGESTMAPLFQEIVRNFRVRIASLPTENWLEEGNRIIIKGDDPDEVGKAATRLLEMIEESRDEFVLE from the coding sequence ATGAAGATCGAGATCATCCACATCGGTGACGAGCTTCTTACTGGAGAGATAGATCCCTATCCTAAAGCACTCATCGAGATGGTACGAGGGAAGGGGGCGAACCTGAACCAGGTCACCGTGGTCAGGGACAACTACGATGACATAATACGGCTCCTTGGATCGTCGGAGGAGGCTGGAGTGGACATCCTGATCATCACTGGCGGCCTGGGGCCCACCCTGGACGACATCACAAGGCATGTAGTGGCAGATTTCCTCGGAACGAAGCTGGAGCTGAGGGACGACGCGGTGGAGTGGTTCATCGAGGCTGTCAAGAAGATGTATGGTGCCAAGCCAGTCATGACGGATGAGAACGCGCTCATGGCCATGATTCCTGAGAGCGCAACGGCGCTCAGGAACATCACCGGAGCGGCGGCTGGCATCGACGCTACAAAGGGTGAGATGAGGATATTCTGCCTTCCAGGATTTCCAAAGGAGATGCTCCCCATGTTCGAAGAGTACATCCTCCCTCTAATCGAAGGGGAGGAGGTATACGAGAAGGAAATCCGGGGGAAGCGGGGGGAATCCACCATGGCACCCTTGTTCCAAGAGATCGTCCGCAACTTCAGGGTGAGGATAGCTTCCCTTCCCACAGAGAACTGGTTGGAAGAGGGCAACCGGATCATCATCAAGGGCGATGACCCGGACGAGGTCGGGAAGGCGGCAACGCGACTCCTGGAGATGATCGAGGAATCGAGGGACGAGTTCGTCCTTGAATGA